Proteins from one Methanobrevibacter sp. TMH8 genomic window:
- the bsh gene encoding choloylglycine hydrolase, translating into MCTASNYLTDDHYFGRNFDYEISYNERVTITPRNYKFKFRKIEDIDSHHAIIGIAAGIDSYPLYYDACNEKGLSIAGLNFPDNAVYREYEDGKINLTPFEFIPYLLGKAANLNEAEELLSDINLVNINFSDELPLSPLHWMISDDSGAIVVEPLNDGLKIYYNPIGVLTNNPPFDKQLFYLNNYISLSNKNPQNTFGGNIKLFDYSRGMGAIGLPGDLSSASRFAKVAFTRANSYSEFDEASSVSQFFHILGSVEQQKGCTFIDEPNLYEYTIYTSCYNTNKGILYYKTYNNSQITSVDLNKEDLDSNELINYLLINEEQFNFIN; encoded by the coding sequence ATGTGTACAGCAAGTAATTATTTAACTGATGACCATTATTTTGGTCGTAATTTTGATTATGAAATCTCATATAATGAAAGAGTAACAATAACTCCTCGTAATTATAAATTTAAATTTAGAAAAATTGAGGATATTGATTCTCATCATGCAATTATTGGAATTGCTGCGGGTATTGATTCATATCCTTTATATTATGATGCTTGTAATGAAAAAGGATTAAGTATTGCTGGTTTAAACTTTCCAGATAATGCAGTTTACAGAGAATATGAAGATGGAAAGATTAATTTAACTCCTTTTGAATTTATTCCATATTTACTTGGAAAAGCTGCTAATCTTAATGAAGCAGAAGAATTGTTAAGTGATATTAATTTAGTTAATATCAATTTTTCTGATGAACTTCCATTATCTCCTCTCCACTGGATGATTTCAGATGATTCAGGAGCTATTGTTGTTGAACCCTTAAATGATGGTTTGAAAATTTATTATAATCCTATAGGTGTTTTAACTAATAATCCTCCATTTGATAAACAATTATTTTATTTAAATAATTATATTTCTCTTTCAAATAAAAATCCTCAAAATACTTTTGGTGGAAATATTAAATTATTTGATTATTCAAGAGGTATGGGTGCAATAGGTTTACCTGGTGATTTATCATCAGCTTCTAGATTTGCAAAAGTAGCATTCACTAGAGCAAATTCCTATTCTGAATTTGATGAAGCAAGTAGTGTTTCACAGTTTTTCCATATTTTAGGTTCAGTTGAACAACAAAAAGGTTGTACATTTATAGATGAACCTAATTTATATGAATATACAATTTACACCTCATGTTATAATACTAACAAAGGTATTTTGTATTATAAAACATATAATAACTCACAAATAACATCTGTTGATTTAAATAAGGAAGATTTAGACTCAAATGAATTAATAAATTATTTATTAATTAATGAAGAACAATTCAACTTCATTAATTAA